GCGAGATGATGGCAGGCCTGCTGCTGCGCGACGGTCTTGCGGACGACGCCGGCCAGTGGCCGAAGCGCGTCCTCATCATCGGTCTCGGCGCAGCCTCGCTGGCCAAGTTCGTCCATCATCATTGCCCGCAGGCGCGTATCAAGGTGGTCGAGATCGCGCCGTCGGTCGTTGCCGCCGCACGCCAGTTCTTCAAGCTCCCCGAAGAGGACGCGCGCTTCAGCATCCACCTCGGCTGCGGTGCGCAGTACGTCATGGAAAAGGACGCGAGCTGGGACTACATCCTGGTCGACGGCTACGATCGCAATGCCCGTGCGGGCGCCCTCGATACGCTGCCTTTCTATCAGGCGCTGCGTTCGCGCCTGTCAGCCAGCGGGCTGATGGCGGTGAATCTGTTCGGTCGCTCGCGCGGCTACAAAGCGAGCGTGGAACGCATCCTGACAGCGTTCGACGATCGGGTCCTGGCCTTTCCCTCATGCGACAGCGGCAACGTGGTCGCCTTCGGGGCTGTCGGCGAGCCGATCGAGCGCCCGCTGGACGAACTGCGCGAACGCGCCCGCTCACTGAAGGCTGCGACCGGACTCGACCTTGGCCCCACGATCACCCGGCTCGAACAGTCAGGCAGCGTGCCCGGCGGCGTCCTGCACCTCTGAGCGCGAACGCTCCGAAAACCCCTTCACGCAAGCATGGCCAGAACGATCCCTTGCGCGTTATTGTCAACCCACCGCGCAGGCAGCGACGCCTGAACAAGCGGAACAAGGCAGAAAAACCATGAACACATTTCTGATCACCCTCGGCGTCATCGGGCTCGTCATCGCAGCGATGGCCATCGGCGTCATGTTCGGCCGCAAGCCGATCGCGGGCAGTTGCGGGGGCCTCGGCGCCGTCGGTGGCGACTGTGAATTCGGCTGCAAGAAGCCCTGCGCCAAACGCGAGGCGCGGATGAAGGCTACCGCCGAAGCTGCGACCGACACACGACAATAATCACATCACACGCCACTTTGCGGAGACACCATGCTGCAATCCCTGCTCGTCAAGGACTACATGATCGGCGACCAGCTCGCCTTCAGCCCTTCGACCAACCTGCTGCGCGCGGTCCACAAGCTGCTGGAACACGGCCTGAGCGGGGCGCCCGTTGTCGACGAGAACAGGCGCCTGATCGGCTTCATCTCCGAGAGGGATTGCCTGAAGGCCGCGCTCGACGCGTCCTACTTCCGCCGCGAGGAAGGCGCGGTGCAGGACTTCATGAGCACGGATGTGGTGTCCGTTTCGGCTGACGCGAGCCTGATCGACGCAATCCAGATCTTCGTCAGCAAGAACCTCCGCTGCCTGCCGGTCGTCGAGGGCTCGCGCCTGGTCGGGCAGATCTCGCGCCAGGACATCCTGCGGGGGCTCGAGAAGCTGCGCGCCGAGCGCAGCTGATCCTCACGCCGTCGCCGGTACCTCCGGCGCCAGCCACAGACACAAGCCCTTATTCGCCTTGGCGATGTCGTCGAGCACGCTCTGGTGAGCCTGCAATTCGGCATCGCTGATTCGCAACACCTTGATCGGCTTGCGCTCGCGCGGCGCCCCGTCGCCGTCGACGTCATGCGCGGGCAGGTCTTCGTCCAGCGCCATGATCAGGCTTTCCTGGCCCCGCGTCATCGCCAGGTAGACATCGGCCAGCAGTTCCGCGTCGAGCAGCGCGCCGTGCAGTTCGCGGTGGCCGTTGTCGATCTCGTAGCGATCGCACAGCGCATCGAGCGAAGCCTTCTTGCCCGGATTCTGCTCCTTGGCCATCTTCAGCGTGTCGATCACGCCGGCACAGAGGCGACCGAGCTTGTCGCGCCCCAGCAGGTCCAGTTCGTTGTCGAGGAAGCCGACGTCGAAGCTCGCGTTGTGGATGACCAGTTCCGCGTCGCGGACGAAATCCTCGAACTGCGTCACGACGTCCGCGAACTTCGGCTTGTCGGCGAGGAACTCCTCGGTGATGCCATGCACCGCGACGGCCTCGGCGTCGATGCCGCGCCCCGGGTTCAGATAAACATGGAAGTGGCGGCCGGTCAGGCTGCGGTTGAGCAGTTCCACACAGCCGATTTCGATCACGCGGTCGCCATTGCGCCAGTCCAGGCCGGTGGTTTCCGTATCGAGCACGATTTGTCGCATTGCCGCTCCTCTGAATGAATTCGATGAAGGTGAGATGGGCCGCGGACGCGGCTCAGGCCTCGACCGCCTTGCCGCTCTTGCGCACGGCATCCACGCCGCGCCGGGCGAGCGCATCGGCCCGTTCGTTCTCGACATGCCCCGAGTGGCCGCGCACCCACAGCCACTTCACCTGATGACGTGTCTGCGCCTCGTCCAGCGCCCGCCACAGGTCGGCGTTCTTGACCGGCTCCTTCGACGCCGTCTTCCAGCCGCGCGCCTTCCAGCCGTGGATCCACTCCGAGATCCCCTTCTGCACGTACTGGCTGTCGGTATGCACCCGCGCCATCACCGGGCGCTTCAGCGTGTTCAGCGCACGGATGACCGCGAGCAGTTCCATACGATTGTTGGTCGTGGCCGGTTCGCCACCCCAGATTTCCTTCTCGTGCGTGCCGGCGCGCAGGATCGCGCCCCAGCCGCCGGGGCCGGGATTTCCGCTGCAGGCCCCATCGGTATAGATATCCACTTCTTCCATCTAGTGCGTTTTCCGTGTTTCACCGTTGCGCTGGGCAACGGTCGATAGTCGTTTGGCCGAAGCCTTGCGTTCGCG
This genomic window from Thauera humireducens contains:
- the rnhA gene encoding ribonuclease HI, translated to MEEVDIYTDGACSGNPGPGGWGAILRAGTHEKEIWGGEPATTNNRMELLAVIRALNTLKRPVMARVHTDSQYVQKGISEWIHGWKARGWKTASKEPVKNADLWRALDEAQTRHQVKWLWVRGHSGHVENERADALARRGVDAVRKSGKAVEA
- the dnaQ gene encoding DNA polymerase III subunit epsilon produces the protein MRQIVLDTETTGLDWRNGDRVIEIGCVELLNRSLTGRHFHVYLNPGRGIDAEAVAVHGITEEFLADKPKFADVVTQFEDFVRDAELVIHNASFDVGFLDNELDLLGRDKLGRLCAGVIDTLKMAKEQNPGKKASLDALCDRYEIDNGHRELHGALLDAELLADVYLAMTRGQESLIMALDEDLPAHDVDGDGAPRERKPIKVLRISDAELQAHQSVLDDIAKANKGLCLWLAPEVPATA
- the nqrM gene encoding (Na+)-NQR maturation NqrM → MNTFLITLGVIGLVIAAMAIGVMFGRKPIAGSCGGLGAVGGDCEFGCKKPCAKREARMKATAEAATDTRQ
- a CDS encoding spermidine synthase, which produces MSTPIDISEEAGVRYLHFGSDWIQGAMRIRKPNALELAYTREMMAGLLLRDGLADDAGQWPKRVLIIGLGAASLAKFVHHHCPQARIKVVEIAPSVVAAARQFFKLPEEDARFSIHLGCGAQYVMEKDASWDYILVDGYDRNARAGALDTLPFYQALRSRLSASGLMAVNLFGRSRGYKASVERILTAFDDRVLAFPSCDSGNVVAFGAVGEPIERPLDELRERARSLKAATGLDLGPTITRLEQSGSVPGGVLHL
- a CDS encoding CBS domain-containing protein encodes the protein MLQSLLVKDYMIGDQLAFSPSTNLLRAVHKLLEHGLSGAPVVDENRRLIGFISERDCLKAALDASYFRREEGAVQDFMSTDVVSVSADASLIDAIQIFVSKNLRCLPVVEGSRLVGQISRQDILRGLEKLRAERS